The window TGATTTTTTTTGTTTGCGGATGCCAAGTGTTAAGTATTGGTCTTACCATTCCAAATTTAAATACTTGTTTGTAAAATTTAGACCAAGAAATCCTTCTTTTATGGTACACATAAGCTTCTGGAATTAATTTGGTTGTATAACCAAGTTTCCATAAACGAATAGACAAATCTGGATCTTCTCCCGGATGGATAGAGCCAAATCCCTTTGTTTTTAAAAAGGCTTCTTTAGAAATCCCCATGTTAAAACTTCTAGGTTGAAATTTATCTACACTATTTTTATTTCCTCTAATTCCACCTGTAGTTATAAACGAAGTCATTGCAAAATTAATGGCTTTTTGCAGGTTTGAAAAAGAAGCATCTGCGGCATCTGGACCGCCAAAACAAGCTACATATTCCTTTTCTAAACTAGAAACAACAGCATTTAAATAGTTTGCTGGTAAAATACAATCACTATCTAGTATGATAAAATAGTTTCCTGTCGCTTTTTGCATACCGAAATTTCTAGAGTCACCAGGACCTGAATTTGGTTTGTAATAATATGCAATATCTAATTGGTCTTCATATTTACTTACCACCTCTTTAGAAGGTATTGTAGAACCATCTTCTACAATAACTACTTGATACTTAACTTTGGTTTTTAATAATGTAAAGCTATGCAACAGCTCCTCAATTTCTTGAGGTCTATTGTAAACCGGAATAATAAAAGAAAACTCTAATTGCATGGCAACAAAGGTAAGCAAACCAATAAATATTCATCACTCAAAAAATAGTATCTTTAAATTTTAAATTTAGTCACTATGAATTCTAAGAATATTTTTATTCACATTCCTAAAACTGGAGGCACAACTATAAATTGTGTAATGAATAAAACCCAATGGCAAACGAAACCAGATTTTAATTATCGCCATATTTTATACGAAACAAAACGATCTAATTCAAAAGATATTTTTAATCCTTTAAATTATGATAAGTATGAAGCTTATAATATTTTCATGCTCTTAAGAAACCCTATAGATCGTTTAATTTCTGAATATTATTTTATTAAAGACCGTTCCGAATTTATGTCTTTAATAAAACCTGTTCCAAAAAACTTAAGCGATTACATTAAAAACAAACAGACTCAAAATTATATGGTTGGCTTTTTACTAGGAAAGCGTATGTATGACGAAGATTTGGTGAATGAAGATGATTTTGAATTGGTTATTAATACTATAAACAACTTAGATATTCATGTTGGTGTTTTTGAAGCGTACGCAAAATCCTTATCTTATTTTAGCTCCATTACCGGGATTAAATTACCTAAGCATATAGATGTAAAACGCATTACACTTAATAGGCCAAAACTGGAAAACATTTCGGAAGAAACCAAAGAATTAATCAAAAAAAATAATGCCTTAGATTTTAAACTCTATGCATATTGTTTAAAGAGATTTGAAGAGAACACAAAAGATTTTAACGCGAAAGCAATTCAATTTAAAGGAGATAAATACAACTATGTTTTAAAATATACGGAACGATTTAATTTATTAGAAACTGGACTAAAGGAAAAAAATTTTATACATACCCATCAACAGTTTTTTAACGATTTAAATCTTTATCTGCATAAACATCTTAAAATAAAAGATGGTAAAACCTATGTAAATCTATGGAACGACTATTTTATTGCTTCCATGAATGCATCTTATACTAATACTCCATTAGCAAAAAAATTAAATACATTAGATAAAGAAATGGACCCCTTAAAAAAGACGGAACAAATTTGCAATGCATTGAATCATGTTTTTAAAGGAAACCCTTCTAATTTATATAAACAACAGCTCGTCTTTAAAAAAGATAGTGTTATAATAAAAACACCCGCAAACAACGGTTTTATTTCTAAATTAAAATCGAAGTTATTTAGTTAAAAAAAGAATTAATGATGTCACTTAAATAAAAAAATCCCGTTGCTATGCAACGGGATTTTTAATATTTAATAATTTACTACTGGTTATTAATTCTTCATAATTCTTACCGTTTCTGTAGCACTTCCTATAGTTACTTTAACAAAGTAAGCTCCAGATTGTAAAGCAGACATATTAACTTCTGTATTCACCGCATTAGGAGCAGTACGTAGTACTTCTTGACCTAACATATTATAAACAGATACGTTTTCAATATCTTTTTGCGCTTTTAAAGCTAAGGTATTATTCACTGGGTTTGGATAGTAAGAAAAACTAATACGTGTTACTTCTTCAATACCTAAAGTTTGTAATGTAGGCACTAAACACCATTGTAATAAAGTACCATCATCTCCACTAGCATCATCAACAACGGTTAATGTCCAGTCTCCGTCAAAAGTTTCTGTATCAAAATCAGATAATAATGTCCCGGATGCATTTGTAACAGTGAAAACACCAATTGTTGGTTCAGAACCACAATCAATAGCCACACCTTCGTCATCAAACTCAATATCCATATTTTCATTAGAAGTACATTGATCAAACATAAGATCTACAACAGTACCTGTTGGACTTGTTAAGCTAATATCTAAATCAGCTAAAAAAGTATGATCAATAGCAATAATAACGTTTAAATCTAAAATTTCTTGAGTAGATGTTCCAGTGACAGTAATGATATCATTAACAGGAGAACCTGTAGTAATAAAACTTCCTGGCGTACTAGAATAAGCACCGCAAGAAGTTTCAGAAGGACCACAAATTCCACCCATAGCTTCTAAATCAAAATTACATGCCGCATCCGAATGAACAAGAGATATTGTAACCGAATCTCCTGATAAATATGGCCCAAAAGTATAAATCCCTGTAGTTGTTATGGTTTGAGGTGTTGTACCATCTGTAATACTAGTAGCATCACCAATAAGAGTAACATCTACATCAATAGAGAATTGATTACTAGCACAATCTTTAACAACCATTCCTCCATCTGTTAAAGCAAGCGTACATGTAGGACATGCTGCCGTAATTGTTCCTGTAAGAATATCATTTAATGGATCACCTGTTCCAACTACTATTCCTAGAGGATTTAAAATCCGATAAGACATATCACCAGGAAAAGTACCGTCCATAGAATGCATAACTGTTACGTCGTCTCCATCATTTACAGCAAAGGTTAATGTCCCTTGATATCCAGAATTCAATGTAGCTTCATCTAAAACTACAGCTCCATTTACTAGAACATCTACAGTTCCACCAGTCCAGCCGTCTCCCCAGGAATCGTTCATTTCTAAAGTGTAATCACATTGTGCATTAGCTTGAAAAGAAAATGCAAATGCGATAAAGGCAATACATAATAAAGTAATTTTTTTCATATTAAATTGGTTTTTGTTAGTGAATCATTAGTGATTTATGTAAAACTACTGATAATAATTGAACGTTTTAAGTAAAACACTAATTAATCGATAAAAATTAAAAAATTATGATTAACTACAAATTAACAAAAAAACAAAAGCCACCTAAAAGGTGGCTTTTTAATATAAAAATAAGGTTTAAATTAATTCTTAATAATCCTTACTGTTTCTGTAGCATTACCTATGGTTACTTTAACAAAGTAAGCTCCAGCTTGTAAAGCAGACATATTAACTTCTGTATTAACCGCATTAGGAGCAGTACGTAGTACTTCTTGACCTAACATATTATAAACAGTAATGTTATCTATATCTTTTTGCGCTTTTAGTACTAAAACATTAGAAACTGGATTTGGATAATAAGTAAAAGCTAAATCGTTATCAAAATCTTGTGTAGATAAGGTATTCGTTACTGAAATTGTACCAGCACCTGTTGCTCGTGCAACACCATCATCCGTTATTGCAACAAGATACGTTGCACTAGGAACTAATTCAGGATTGTCACTAGAACAACCGCCATCAATAGCCGTTGCACAATCACTATATAAAGCATACATAGTCGCTGGACCTGTAATAACAAGAGTAGAAATACCAGTTGCAGGTGTTGTAAATGTATACCAAATATCATTAACGGTAGCACCAGTAAAACAAGCTGTGTCCACAACTCCTGAATCTGTAGCTGCCGTATTATCATAAGCTACTGCTGCACCTCCTACAATTACTTCAATAGCACCCGAACATTCATCATTTATTAACAGTTCTTTTACTTGAATTTGAAATGCACCTACTGCGTTACCATAACCATCCACTTGAATGTAATAAGTACTACCACCTGTTAATGGGGATGCAGCTGTATTTATAACAGACATATAACCAAATCCAGTTTCTCCATCATCGTCACTACATTCTAATTCTGTACCAGTAGAATAATCTGTGCAATCTGTGAAAGCATATAATGCCAATTGAGAATCTGTCATTTCTGTTTCAAAATCCGTAGTTATTTCAACTAAACCAGATGCAGGAGCTACAAATGAGTACCAAACAGTATTACCGGTTGTTGTAGATCCCCAACAGGAACCAGCAACTTCGGTCGCGTCAAAAGTAGATAATGCATTCGTACCTGCAAGCGGAGCTGCATCCACAGTTAACCCTTCAGCATTACAAACATTATCATTTGCTGGTGGTGGTGGTGCAGACTCAGAAGTAAAAGTCCAAGTTGCACAACCGGTACTAGCACCAAAACAATTTATTGGAATAACCGACCAAGAATACGTTGTATCATAATCTAAACCTGTAATATTTATATTTGGAGTAGACACATTTGCTATGGTATTTCCCTCAAATACAAAATCATAATTTAGTGCTCCCGGAATAGCATCCCATGAAAAAGCCACTACTCGGCTAAGGCCATCAGTTGATTCTGTGGTTACCACATCTGTTGCAGTGTCTACAGGCGCTATAGGAATAGTACACGCTGGAACTGCTATTTCTGTACATTGATACACTTCCACATTGTCAAAAGCCCAACCCCATGCATAGTTACCTACCCATCTAAATCGCACCTTTGCATTGGAAACACCTGCTAATTCCGCAGAAACATCAATATTTTGTAATCCGTAAACGGTACTTGCTCCATAAGAAGCCACCTCTACCCAAGCAGAACCATTATATACTTCTACAAAACCAGCACCTCCATAACCAGAAGTAAAAAAGTGGTTGTAATTTAAGGTAACATTAGTTAAACCAGAGCAATCAAAAGCTGGACTTTCTAAAGCCGCATTTTCTGCAATGATACCTGCATAAGCAAAACTATCGAAAACACCGTAATTACCACTCATTCCCCCATATTCATAATAAATAGTATTGCCATCTGCATAGCCTATAGCTTCTCCTCCTGTAGCAAAAGCCCAAACTTCTCCTCCTCCTTCAATGTCGTTGTTTGTCCAGCCAGCTGGAAGTGATAATGCCGCATTAAAATCTTCGGTAAAAACCGTTTGCGCATTTAAGTTAAACATGGCAAACAATACCATTAATAAAGTAATTTTTCTCATATTAAATTGTATTTGTTAATTAATTATTAGCGTAAGCCCTAAAATTATTGATAATAATTGAATGGCTAGCTCTAAAGATTGACTAATCGATAAAAGTAAAATTATCACGATTAATTACATAAAAAAGCCACCTAAAAGGTGGCTTTTTATTACTATATAAAGATCTAAAAATTAGTTCTTAATTACTCTTACTGTTTCTGTAGTATTACCTATTGTTACTTTAACAAAGTAAGCTCCAGCTTGTAAGGAAGACATATTCACTTCTGTATTCACAGCATTAGGAGCAGTACGAAGTACTTCTTGACCTAACATGTTATAAACAGCTATGTTATTTATATCTTTTTGAGCTTTTAAAACTAAAGCACTAGATACAGGGTTTGGATAGTAAGTGAATGCTAATTCGTTATCAAAGCTTTGCGTAGATAATGTAGAACAAGTTACTGTAGCTTCCCATCCTTCTCTTGTTACACTACTATCAGAAGTAAACACAAAGGTTAAAGTTCCTGATGCATGTGTAGATGTTATAGACATACCTTGTAAATCTCCTGTTCCTTGGTCTATAATATCATCTCTATCCCAACACCAAATTGTTCCACCTCCTGGAGGATCAATAGTAGCAGCTGTATCATCTGGTCCATTATAAACTGTTAAGCCGTCCCAACAACCTGTTGTTCCATTATTTTCTGAGCTAAAAGCAGTAAAAGTAACCGTAACAGCATCACCTACAACGTCTGGTGCAATTACATATGTAACATTTTCACCACTTGGATAATCACTACTGGCTCCTCCTGCATCTAAGAAAACACCACTAGTACAACTTGGTATTACAGCAACGTAAGGTGTTGCAAATGTATATGGTCCTGACCAAGCACTAGTGTCTCCACCACCGCAATCTGATTGCACATAAAACGCATAAGAATTATCTCCTACTAAACCAGTAGCAGCATAAGGATTTGTAACCCCCGAAGCTGTTGCATTTCCTGTAACAGTTCCTCCACCAGCAACATCAACTAATTCTATATTCCACATTGTTGCAGTTCCATTTTCTGTCCAACCTAAGTCAGCAGAAGTTTCTGTAATTGCAGTTGCAGAACCAGCAGATGGTGCAGGACATACTTCTGTAGTTGAGAATGCATATGGTCCCGACCATGAACTAGTGTCTCCACCACCACAATCTGCTTGTACATAATATTCGTAATCCGTTTCTGCAGTTAATCCTGTTAATGCTTGTGGGTTTGTCATGGTACCAGTAATCATAGTTCCTGTTCCCATTGTTAATGGAGCAGTTCCCCATTCCACATTCCAAGTTGTTGCAGTTCCACCTTCTGTCCAACCTAAATCAGCAGAAGAATCTGTAATTGCAGTTGCAGAACCAGCAGTTGGTTCTGGACATGTAGGTGTTGGCTTAATACAAAACTCTAATGCACCTTCATCATTACTACCATAATCCCAATATCTTAAATATACTGTATCTCCAGGAGTTAAGCCTTCAAATATTTTTTCGTCTAAAGAGCTATTACAAACGACAGGATCTAAAGCTGTTAAAGCACCACAAGTTCCTGTGTACACTTCTACAATAGAACTATATCCAGGCCCCACAATACTATCATAAATAAACCCTCCTGAAGCAGGAACAGTTAAAGTAAACCAAATATCACTAGGATTTGGATCTGATGTAGCATTTGTACAAGTACTACTAGGAGCTACTTCTCCTGCAGAATTAGTTGCTCCAAGATTACTACCAGTATACGTTAAAGTACATGTTACTTCGTCTGCATTCATTACTGAATCTAAATCTATAGCGTTTGCACACTCATCATTTGTTGCTGGGCAAGCATCTTGAACTAAACCATTAAATGATGAAGAACACACTGGGTCTTGATCATTAGCAACCGTTATAGCTACAACTGTTCCGTTTGTATAAGGTCCAAAAGTTAACATTCCTGCCGCGTTTAAAGTTTGCGAAGCACTTGCTTGGTCATCTGAAGCTGTCATTGACGTCGCTGAACCTAAATCTGTAATATCTACTTCAATCTTAAATCCTCCAGAAGCTGCACAATCGTCAACCACTGTTGCTGTTACTGTTGCAGGAGCACAAGATAGACACTCTACATTAAAATCTATTGAAGTTTGCTCTGCACTACCACAAGAGTTTGATGAATCTCCTGCTATTCTTACAAATAGTGAAGTACCTGTAGAATTAAATGTTAATCCTGTTAAATCTCCAGCAGTACCATAACCGTTATATAATTCTGGTGCCGTAGCATCTACTCCGTCATATACAATAAATTCATCATACGTATTTTCAACTGTTCCAGAATTAACTGTGATTTTTAATCCACTAGTACCATCTGAACTTGCAAACAACCAGTCTAAATTACTATTGTTTTCATAACAACCAGTAGCATTTGTTGGTGTCCCACAAATAACTTGTGTTGGACAATCATCATAACTAAAATCTCCAAGAGAGAAATCACAAGCAGCATCTGTATGCTCCAAAGTTAAAGTTACTGTAACTCCAGTTGCGTAAGGTCCTGCAGTAACAATTCCTGAAACAACAGGAAAAGTTCCACCTAAACCATCGGTAACATTAGCACCATCTCCTACTGTTGCCACGTCTACATCTACACTAAATTGTGCATTAGAACAATCTGGCATCACCGTAGCACTATTCACTACTGCTGTAGTACACGTTGGAGCTGCATCATTAACAAACTCATCAATATGCAAATAGAACTTATCAGTATCTGTAGCTCTAATTGCGACATAAACAGTCATACCATCATAGGATGATAAATCATATGTATATTGTGCATAATTTGGCACGTTAATAGTTGCCGTTTCACTACCCAAAAGGGTAGTAAAATCAGCTGGAGCAAAACCTGTAGTGGATAATCTAACTTCAAATGTTTCTGTCCAATTATTTGAGATTGCGGCCCAAAAAGACACTCTATCCGAAGCACCTGCAGTAACTGTGAATTGTGGTGTAATTAAATAATCGTCATGAGCATTAGAATCCCAAGAAATACGAGCATGACCATCACCTAAGTAATTTTCAGCGGTCACATGAAGCCAAGTATTTCCAGCGTCTACATTCGTTACTGTCCAAGTTGCTGGAATTTCAGTATCAAAATTCTCTGTGAATTGCGCATTAGCTTGCCAAGCAAAGGCAAACATTGCGAATAGTAATAAGGTAATTTTTTTCATATTAAATTGGTTTTTGTTGATTAATTATTAGCATAAGCACTAAAACTATTGATAATAATTGAAAACTTTTACCAAAACTCTAACTAATCGATAATACTCCAATTTTCACGGTGAAATACATGCTAGACTGTGCTATATTAAAAAAAGGCTTTGTTTTCACAAAGCCTTTTTTAATTGTTTTAATACTAGTAATTTTTCTATTTCTCCTGAGCTTCTACAAAAGCTTCCATAACTTCATTACCAACACCTATATTATTGAATCCTCCATCATGAAATAAGTTTTGTAGGGTAACCATTTTAGTTAAATCGCTAAACATAGCCACGGTATAATTTGCAAAATCTAAAGCGGTTGCATTACCTAATGGAGACATTTTATCTGCATAAGCAATAAAACTATCAAATCCTTTTACTCTAGAACCTGCAATTGTTGGTGATTCTAATAAAGTATAAAGAAACAGCGAAATTACTTAACATAAATACAATTGTTACCCATAAAAAAAAGCCGCCTAAAAGGCGACTTTTTTTTTATTAATACAATAAATTATTAGTTCTTAATAACTCTTACAGTTTCTGTAGCATTACCTATTGTTACTTTAACAAAGTAAGCACCAGATTGTAAAGCAGACATGTTAACTTCTGTATTAACAGCATTAGGAGCAGTACGCAGTACTTCTTGACCTAAAATGTTGTAAACAGATATGCTATCCATATTTTTTTGTGCTTTTAATGTTAAGTAATCATTAGCTGGGTTTGGATAATAGGAAAATCCTGCAAACACATAATCTTCAACAGATAATGGCCCACAAACTACATTAGCTTCCCAGCCTGTTTCTACGACACTTGTATCTGAACTAAAAACGATAGTTAATGCTCCGCTAGTATGTGTTGATGTAAAGGAGTCTCCAACATTTAACTCACTAGCTGCTACAAATGGTACGTCTCCGTCTCCACTTTCTTCACCACACAACGTTTGTGCTAAAACTGGAGCTGTAACATCTGGACCATCATAAATAGTCATAAAATCCCAACAGCCATCTTGAGTACCATTCGTCGTTGCGGAAGCTTCTATATCTACAGACGTAAATGTTATTGTAACTACATCTCCAACATTATCTGGAAAAATAGTAGTTGTTGACGATTCGCTAACTGCATAACTAGCACTAGCTCCACCCGAATCATAAAAATTACCCCCACATGCTGGTGGTAAAAAAGCAGTATTAAAGGTAAATGGTCCTGCCCAATTACTTACATTGGTATCATCCATATCACAATCTGAACGTACATAAAACGCATAGGCAGTATCTTCTGTTAATCCAGTAAGCATATATGGGTTTGTAGTATCATTTATCATTGGAGTCCCAGTTGGCACAAATCCAGCTGTTCCCCATTCAATATCCCAAGCTGTAGCTGAACCATTTTCAGTCCATCCTAAATCAGCAGATACTGTTGTAATAGCATTAGCAGTTAAATTTGTTGGTTCCGTACAAACAATACAGGCTGTTTCTATAGAAAAATCTACTCCAGGATCTCCATTAATCCAATTTCCTACTCTTATAAAATATTCTGTGCCTGAGGCTGCAATAAAATTAACAACAACAGGGTTTTCTTCGGTTCCTGCTGAAGCAAAACAAGCGGTTGTATCCACACCAGCACAAGTACCATCTGTACTTTCAAAAACTTCAACTTGAGCTTCTTCTACTGTTGCATTTACGGTTAGTTCAATTTCCATATCATTTCCAGTAAACTGATACCATACCTCGTCTCCAATAGTTCCAATACAAGAAGCTGCAGTTCCTCCAGAAGCATTTACAGTAGTCTGCCCAGTAACGGTTTGATTACAAGCTAAAAGTATGGCGTTAGCACATAAATCATTTGCAGGCGGTGCTGTAGAGAGCGTAGAAAAATTAAAAGGTCCAACCCAGTTACTCACTCCATTAGTATCACAATCTGACTGAATATAAAAATCATAACTTGTGTTTATTGTTAATCCGGATAAATTATATGGATTAGTTGTCGTTCCAGTAATTGTTGTTCCTGCTCCAGGAGTAAAACCAGTAGTTCCCCATTCTATATTCCATGTAGTCGCTGTACCAGCTTCTGTCCAACTTAAATCTGCAGCAACATCTGAAATGTTCATAGCTGCTAGTGTATTAGGGTCTTCACAAGCAGGTGTTTCTTCAATTAAAATATCATCTATATTTAAAGATGCGCCATCACTACCAACATAACTAAAAAGTATTTGTATGTTATTGGCACCTGCGTACGCACTTAAATCTAATGTAATTTCGTTCCAAGTAAAATTTTCAAACACACCAAAATCTGCTTCTTCCCAAAGTAACGTTGTTGTGGTACCATCTGTTATACTAACTGCGAAATCATAATTATCAAAAGGATCTACTCCCCAATAATAACTCATGTTAAACCAAAACTTCAATCTTGGTGCTGCAGCCGCTGTAAAATCTAAAACAGGCGTTGTAAGCACTTCGTCCTGAGGTACTAAAGCAGGATCATAATCTACTTGTGCAGAAGATGCTCCCAAATGCGGATTTGCAGCTTGATACCAAGTAAAACCAGCATTCGTTGTGGTTAGCGTCCATCCGGTTGGAGGAACAGCCGTTTCAAAATCTTCTGTAAGATATTGTGCTTGTGCATGCCAACTGATAGAAAAAGCAATTAGCAAGAATAATAGTAATGTAATTTTTTTCATGATAAATTAGTTTTAGTTGATTAATTCTAAGCGTAATACCTAATTTATTGATAATAATCGAAACCTTTTACTAATACATTGATTAATCGATAATAACCATTTTTTAACGATAAAGTGTATTCGATTCATGAACTAATCCTATTATTAATGCAAAAAGGCTTTGTTTTCACAAAGCCTTTTTCATCTATATTATTGTTCGCGAACTAGTTGTCCATAAACGCTTCCATTACTTCATTACTTACACCTACGTTATTAAAACCTCCATCATGAAATAGATTTTGTAAGGTAACCATTTTAGTCAAATCACTAAACATAGCTACCGTATAGTTAGCACAATCTAAAGCCGTTGCATTACCTAAAGGAGACATTTTATCTGCATAAGCAATAAAACCATCAAATCCTTTTACTCCAGAACCAGCAGTTGTTGGTGTTGGTGATTGTGATATTGTATTTACTCTAACCGTTTTGTCTTTACCCATAAAATACCCAAAACTACGAGCAATACTTTCTAAATATGCTTTATTATCTGCCATATCATTATAATCTGGAAAAACACGTTGTGCTGCCATATATGTAAGTGCTACAATACTTCCCCAAGGGTTCATTGCATCTTTCTTATATAAGGTTTGCATTACTTTATGAAAAGACATTGCAGAAATATCTGTTCCTTTTTGAGTCCAATCGTAATTTTGATTCGTGTATGCATTTCCTTTTCTAACATTTATAGACATACCAATAGAGTGCAAAACAAAATCTATTTTTCCGTCAAGGATTTCCATAGATTTTTCAACAAGATTTTCTAAGTCTTCTATAGAAGTAGCATCTGCAGGAATTACTTGAGATCCTGTTTTTTCAGCTAAAGCATTAATAGTTCCCATTCTTAAAGCAACAGGAGCATTAGTTAAGACAAAGGTTCCTCCTTCTTCATGAACGCGTTCTGCTGTTTTCCAAGCGATTGAGTTCTCGTCTAGTGCGCCAAATATGATTCCTTTTTTTCCTTTTAATAAATTGTACATATGTAATATGTTATTTGGTATTATTAGTTTTATAAATTGTTATTCAAAGGTAGCTAAATTAATATTTATGGGCTACTTATTCAATTGGTATTAGTTATGCATACATAGTATATTACTTAATTCAACAACTCCTTTGCATGTGCCATTGCAGAGCTAGAAACTTCTATTCCACCTAGCATTTGTGCTATTTCTAAAATACGATCGTCATGATTAAGCTTCACTAAATTGGTAGTAGTTACCTCATCTACATCTTCTTTATATACTTTAAAATGCGTGTGTCCCTTTGCTGCAATTTGCGGTAAATGCGTAATAGCAAATACTTGCATGGTTTTACTCATGTCTTGCATAATGTCTGCCATTTTATTGGCGATTTCACCAGAAACTCCGGTATCAATCTCATCGAACATAATGGTTGGCAGCTGAATATAATTAGATAATATAGATTTAATGGCTAGCATAATTCTCGCTAACTCTCCTCCTGATGCTGCTTTTTTAAGTTCGTTAAATTGACCTCCTTTATTTGCGGAAAACAAAAAGGACAATTCATCTTTTCCGTTATACATATAATCCTTCACCAATGCTACTTCTATTTTGAATTGTGCATTTGGCATT is drawn from Lacinutrix sp. WUR7 and contains these coding sequences:
- a CDS encoding T9SS-dependent choice-of-anchor J family protein — encoded protein: MKKITLLLFAMFAFAWQANAQFTENFDTEIPATWTVTNVDAGNTWLHVTAENYLGDGHARISWDSNAHDDYLITPQFTVTAGASDRVSFWAAISNNWTETFEVRLSTTGFAPADFTTLLGSETATINVPNYAQYTYDLSSYDGMTVYVAIRATDTDKFYLHIDEFVNDAAPTCTTAVVNSATVMPDCSNAQFSVDVDVATVGDGANVTDGLGGTFPVVSGIVTAGPYATGVTVTLTLEHTDAACDFSLGDFSYDDCPTQVICGTPTNATGCYENNSNLDWLFASSDGTSGLKITVNSGTVENTYDEFIVYDGVDATAPELYNGYGTAGDLTGLTFNSTGTSLFVRIAGDSSNSCGSAEQTSIDFNVECLSCAPATVTATVVDDCAASGGFKIEVDITDLGSATSMTASDDQASASQTLNAAGMLTFGPYTNGTVVAITVANDQDPVCSSSFNGLVQDACPATNDECANAIDLDSVMNADEVTCTLTYTGSNLGATNSAGEVAPSSTCTNATSDPNPSDIWFTLTVPASGGFIYDSIVGPGYSSIVEVYTGTCGALTALDPVVCNSSLDEKIFEGLTPGDTVYLRYWDYGSNDEGALEFCIKPTPTCPEPTAGSATAITDSSADLGWTEGGTATTWNVEWGTAPLTMGTGTMITGTMTNPQALTGLTAETDYEYYVQADCGGGDTSSWSGPYAFSTTEVCPAPSAGSATAITETSADLGWTENGTATMWNIELVDVAGGGTVTGNATASGVTNPYAATGLVGDNSYAFYVQSDCGGGDTSAWSGPYTFATPYVAVIPSCTSGVFLDAGGASSDYPSGENVTYVIAPDVVGDAVTVTFTAFSSENNGTTGCWDGLTVYNGPDDTAATIDPPGGGTIWCWDRDDIIDQGTGDLQGMSITSTHASGTLTFVFTSDSSVTREGWEATVTCSTLSTQSFDNELAFTYYPNPVSSALVLKAQKDINNIAVYNMLGQEVLRTAPNAVNTEVNMSSLQAGAYFVKVTIGNTTETVRVIKN
- a CDS encoding sulfotransferase family 2 domain-containing protein, encoding MNSKNIFIHIPKTGGTTINCVMNKTQWQTKPDFNYRHILYETKRSNSKDIFNPLNYDKYEAYNIFMLLRNPIDRLISEYYFIKDRSEFMSLIKPVPKNLSDYIKNKQTQNYMVGFLLGKRMYDEDLVNEDDFELVINTINNLDIHVGVFEAYAKSLSYFSSITGIKLPKHIDVKRITLNRPKLENISEETKELIKKNNALDFKLYAYCLKRFEENTKDFNAKAIQFKGDKYNYVLKYTERFNLLETGLKEKNFIHTHQQFFNDLNLYLHKHLKIKDGKTYVNLWNDYFIASMNASYTNTPLAKKLNTLDKEMDPLKKTEQICNALNHVFKGNPSNLYKQQLVFKKDSVIIKTPANNGFISKLKSKLFS
- a CDS encoding glycosyltransferase family 2 protein, translated to MQLEFSFIIPVYNRPQEIEELLHSFTLLKTKVKYQVVIVEDGSTIPSKEVVSKYEDQLDIAYYYKPNSGPGDSRNFGMQKATGNYFIILDSDCILPANYLNAVVSSLEKEYVACFGGPDAADASFSNLQKAINFAMTSFITTGGIRGNKNSVDKFQPRSFNMGISKEAFLKTKGFGSIHPGEDPDLSIRLWKLGYTTKLIPEAYVYHKRRISWSKFYKQVFKFGMVRPILNTWHPQTKKITYWFPSLFSLGFILAVILSFFHFRALLIVYILYFGLAFVLAILKTKNIIIAIQAMLAICIQFFGYGYGFIKSTILVGLLNNKPEEQFPELFFKK
- a CDS encoding T9SS type A sorting domain-containing protein, whose product is MKKITLLCIAFIAFAFSFQANAQCDYTLEMNDSWGDGWTGGTVDVLVNGAVVLDEATLNSGYQGTLTFAVNDGDDVTVMHSMDGTFPGDMSYRILNPLGIVVGTGDPLNDILTGTITAACPTCTLALTDGGMVVKDCASNQFSIDVDVTLIGDATSITDGTTPQTITTTGIYTFGPYLSGDSVTISLVHSDAACNFDLEAMGGICGPSETSCGAYSSTPGSFITTGSPVNDIITVTGTSTQEILDLNVIIAIDHTFLADLDISLTSPTGTVVDLMFDQCTSNENMDIEFDDEGVAIDCGSEPTIGVFTVTNASGTLLSDFDTETFDGDWTLTVVDDASGDDGTLLQWCLVPTLQTLGIEEVTRISFSYYPNPVNNTLALKAQKDIENVSVYNMLGQEVLRTAPNAVNTEVNMSALQSGAYFVKVTIGSATETVRIMKN
- a CDS encoding T9SS type A sorting domain-containing protein, yielding MRKITLLMVLFAMFNLNAQTVFTEDFNAALSLPAGWTNNDIEGGGEVWAFATGGEAIGYADGNTIYYEYGGMSGNYGVFDSFAYAGIIAENAALESPAFDCSGLTNVTLNYNHFFTSGYGGAGFVEVYNGSAWVEVASYGASTVYGLQNIDVSAELAGVSNAKVRFRWVGNYAWGWAFDNVEVYQCTEIAVPACTIPIAPVDTATDVVTTESTDGLSRVVAFSWDAIPGALNYDFVFEGNTIANVSTPNINITGLDYDTTYSWSVIPINCFGASTGCATWTFTSESAPPPPANDNVCNAEGLTVDAAPLAGTNALSTFDATEVAGSCWGSTTTGNTVWYSFVAPASGLVEITTDFETEMTDSQLALYAFTDCTDYSTGTELECSDDDGETGFGYMSVINTAASPLTGGSTYYIQVDGYGNAVGAFQIQVKELLINDECSGAIEVIVGGAAVAYDNTAATDSGVVDTACFTGATVNDIWYTFTTPATGISTLVITGPATMYALYSDCATAIDGGCSSDNPELVPSATYLVAITDDGVARATGAGTISVTNTLSTQDFDNDLAFTYYPNPVSNVLVLKAQKDIDNITVYNMLGQEVLRTAPNAVNTEVNMSALQAGAYFVKVTIGNATETVRIIKN